A window from Primulina huaijiensis isolate GDHJ02 chromosome 13, ASM1229523v2, whole genome shotgun sequence encodes these proteins:
- the LOC140991781 gene encoding transcription initiation factor TFIID subunit 15 produces MSKYSGKGASMNAVVYVSNLPPGTDENMLAEHFGTIGLLKKDKRSGRPKIWLYHDKVTNEPKGDATVTYEDPHAAAAAVEWFNNKDFHGAVIGVFLAESKNKDDLGNQAGDSVQGSDPNELEEAAKDLNDGVGRGRGKAWQQDGDWLCTNTSCGNVNFAFRGACNRCGTARPAGASSAGATGGGRGRGRDGHELGGQNHAVGGTGGGLFGPNDWPCPMCGNINWAKRLKCNICNTNKPGHNEGGVRGGRGGGYKELDEEEIEETKRRRREAEEDDGEMYDEFGNLKKKFRSKTQQTENALGVPGVGRAGWEVEELGAAERDKKERSRERGRDEERVRHRSRERDRPRERDRGREYGRERERERDRDRSSRYRN; encoded by the exons ATGTCGAAATATTCTGGCAAAGGAGCCTCCATGAACGCGGTTGTTTACGTTTCTAATTTGCCCCCGGGTACGGATGAGAATATGTTGGCAGAGCACTTTGGTACAATTGGCTTGCTTAAG AAAGACAAACGAAGTGGGCGTCCCAAGATATGGTTGTACCATGATAAAGTGACGAATGAGCCCAAAGGTGATGCCACAGTCACGTATGAGGATCCGCATGCAGCCGCAGCTGCTGTTGAATGGTTTAACAACAAAGATTTCCATGGAGCTGTAATTGGAGTTTTTCTGGCAGAGTCGAAGAACAAAGATGACCTTGGGAATCAAGCTGGTGATTCAGTTCAGGGTAGCGATCCCAATGAGCTCGAGGAAGCGGCTAAGGATTTGAATGACGGGGTTGGAAGAGGCAGAGGTAAAGCGTGGCAGCAAGATGGAGATTGGCTATGTACAAATACAAG TTGTGGCAATGTAAACTTTGCATTTCGAGGTGCGTGCAACCGCTGTGGAACTGCACGCCCTGCTGGAGCGTCCTCCGCTGGTGCCACTGGAGGTGGTCGAGGTAGGGGCCGAGATGGGCATGAATTAGGAGGCCAGAATCATGCAGTTGGTGGTACTGGAGGAGGGCTTTTTGGTCCTAATGACTGGCCTTGCCCCAT GTGTGGAAACATTAATTGGGCAAAGCGCCTAAAATGTAACATCTGCAACACTAACAAACCTGGGCATAACGAGGGGGGTGTGAG AGGTGGGCGAGGTGGAGGATACAAAGAACTAGATGAAGAAGAAATAGAAGAGACCAAACGGCGTCGACGAGAGGCCGAAGAG GATGATGGTGAGATGTACGATGAATTTGGAAATCTTAAAAAGAAGTTCCGTTCTAAAACACAACAAACTGAAAATGCTCTAGGAGTTCCTGGTGTTGGGCGTGCTGGATGGGAGGTTGAAGAACTAG GTGCTGCTGAAAGGGATAAGAAAGAAAGAAGTAGAGAGCGTGGGCGAGACGAGGAGAGGGTTCGGCATAGAAGTAGAGAACGAGACAGGCCAAGAGAAAGGGATCGAGGCAGAGAATATGGGCGGGAACGTGAACGTGAGCGTGATAGGGACCGCAGTAGCAGGTATCGTAATTGA